The following coding sequences lie in one Lolium perenne isolate Kyuss_39 chromosome 2, Kyuss_2.0, whole genome shotgun sequence genomic window:
- the LOC127336643 gene encoding uncharacterized protein has translation MAPGKRGKAKGGQAPAAAASAAATTGGEFPGCLRLMPPSTVAISVHAKPGSKVATITEIGEEAVGVQIDAPARDGEANAALVDFISSVLGVKKREVSIGSGSKSREKVVLVQDVTLGSVFEALKKACNSS, from the exons ATGGCTCCTGGGAAGCGAGGCAAGGCCAAAGGTGGCCaagcgccggccgccgccgcgagcgccgccgccaccaccggcgGGGAGTTCCCAGGCTGCCTCCGCCTGATGCCTCCGTCCACCGTCGCCATCTCTGTGCACGCCAAGCCGGGCTCCAAGGTCGCCACCATCACCG AGATCGGGGAGGAGGCCGTCGGGGTGCAGATCGACGCGCCGGCGAGGGACGGGGAGGCCAACGCCGCCCTTGTCGACTTCATCAGCTCG GTACTCGGAGTGAAGAAAAGAGAAGTATCCATCGGTTCTGGTTCAAAATCGAGGGAGAAGGTTGTCCTAGTGCAGGACGTGACGCTCGGAAGCGTTTTCGAGGCCTTAAAGAAGGCatgtaattcttcatga